One window of Camelina sativa cultivar DH55 chromosome 4, Cs, whole genome shotgun sequence genomic DNA carries:
- the LOC109125081 gene encoding uncharacterized protein LOC109125081 translates to GSGGTSKEGTGGSNGVSSGGSTNDKSSKLPIIIGVVSAAAFVLGAYVFIAIILANRRKAKLQALAMPTSTGTGLSTLIGQQMGNDTNQLTNEAQTWERSTI, encoded by the exons GGCTCCGGTGGAACTAGCAAAGAAGGAACTGGAGGGAGCAATGGAGTGAGCTCAG GTGGATCAACTAATGACAAGAGCAGTAAACTGCCAATAATAATCGGTGTGGTATCTGCGGCAGCATTTGTTCTTGGTGCATATGTGTTCATCGCTATAATCTTAGCGAATCGTCGCAAAGCTAAGCTGCAAGCCTTGGCTATGCCTACGTCTACag GGACTGGACTGTCAACTCTGATAGGACAACAGATGGGCAACGACACAAACCAGCTTACAAATGAAGCGCAGACATGGGAGAGATCGACGATCTGA
- the LOC104780439 gene encoding uncharacterized protein At1g24485-like codes for MAADLLFLIFFLCTITLSLASVNIDCGTSLPGVDNNNLKWVGDNDFITSGDSATILSTTVEKSLTTLRYFPTGDTNCYSAIPVTKGGKVLVRTMYYYGNYDGESSTPTFSVVFEGKHRGIVSISSAFEPYILELIFSPASGETSVCFVRTSSSSNPFVSSIEVVDLAAGMYDELGPGEGLFYQQRRAYGATEVLRSDLQGRFWLPTEINLLVTGIPSTAVTIDTSGASNKPPESVLRNSWTGEGLALVDPTLPSEGVPVYLAMYFSEPLQSSVRSFNIFFGGKQVGKGPVVPVFGKTTQVVVRDVLASSSTLLVLHSTASALLPPMINAAELYVISKGTSEGGSGSGSGGSGGGGGGGGGSGGSGSGSG; via the exons ATGGCTGCTGACTTGctttttcttatcttctttctttgcaCCATAACCCTCTCTCTAGCCA GCGTAAACATAGACTGTGGAACGTCATTGCCGGGCGTAGACAACAACAACCTAAAATGGGTCGGAGACAACGACTTCATCACATCCGGAGATTCGGCCACCATTTTGTCCACCACGGTCGAGAAATCTCTCACCACACTCCGGTACTTTCCTACTGGCGACACCAATTGCTACTCCGCCATTCCGGTTACAAAAGGTGGAAAAGTTCTTGTGAGAACGATGTATTACTACGGGAACTACGACGGGGAGTCCTCAACTCCAACCTTCAGCGTAGTGTTTGAAGGGAAACACCGAGGCATTGTATCGATATCCTCGGCATTTGAACCGTACATTTTAGAGCTGATATTTTCTCCGGCCAGCGGAGAAACCAGCGTTTGCTTTGTGCGTACGTCTTCCTCATCGAACCCTTTTGTATCATCCATTGAAGTTGTCGATTTGGCCGCTGGCATGTATGATGAGCTCGGTCCTGGTGAAGGTTTATTTTACCAACAACGACGTGCGTATGGTGCAACAGAAGTTCTAAG ATCGGATCTTCAAGGTAGGTTTTGGCTTCCGACCGAGATAAACTTATTGGTCACAGGAATACCGTCCACGGCTGTAACGATCGATACATCTGGTGCATCAAACAAGCCGCCTGAGTCTGTCCTCCGCAATTCTTGGACCGGGGAAGGCTTAGCATTAGTCGACCCCACTCTTCCTTCAGAAGGAGTTCCGGTTTACTTGGCTATGTATTTCTCGGAGCCTCTCCAGTCGAGTGTACGATCGTTCAACATTTTCTTTGGTGGTAAGCAAGTTGGAAAGGGTCCAGTTGTGCCTGTGTTTGGAAAAACTACGCAAGTGGTCGTGAGAGATGTGTTGGCCAGCTCAAGCACCCTACTGGTGCTCCACTCCACCGCTAGTGCGCTTTTACCGCCCATGATAAATGCAGCCGAGCTTTATGTGATAAGTAAGGGTACAAGCGAAGGCGGAAGCGGATCAGGATCAGGTGgaagcggaggaggaggaggaggaggaggaggatctggGGGCAGTGGATCCGGATCTGGTTAG
- the LOC104780437 gene encoding 17.6 kDa class I heat shock protein 3-like gives MSLIPSIFGGRRTNVFDPFSLDVWDPFEGFMRPSGLANAPAKDVAAFTNPKVDWSETPEVHVFKADLPGLKKEEVKVEVEDGNILQISGERSSEDEEKSDKWHRVERSRGKFMRRFRLPENAKVEEVKACMENGVLSVTVPKVPERKPEVKSIDISG, from the coding sequence ATGTCTCTAATTCCGAGCATTTTTGGAGGCCGCAGAACAAACGTGTTCGACCCTTTCTCGCTAGACGTATGGGATCCGTTCGAAGGATTCATGAGGCCGTCAGGGTTGGCAAACGCACCGGCCAAGGACGTCGCCGCTTTCACAAACCCTAAAGTGGACTGGAGCGAGACACCTGAGGTGCACGTGTTCAAGGCGGACTTGCCGGGGCTTAAGAAGGAAGAGGTGAAGGTAGAGGTTGAAGATGGGAACATACTTCAGATCAGCGGTGAGAGGAGCAGTGAGGATGAAGAGAAGAGTGACAAGTGGCACCGTGTGGAGAGGTCGAGGGGGAAGTTTATGAGGAGGTTTAGGCTGCCAGAGAATGCCAAGGTGGAGGAAGTGAAGGCGTGCATGGAGAATGGTGTGTTGTCCGTCACGGTGCCAAAAGTTCCTGAGAGGAAGCCTGAGGTCAAGTCTATTGATATCTCTGGTTAA
- the LOC104783828 gene encoding uncharacterized protein LOC104783828: protein MRLGDKNSAYFHALTKQRRARNRITGLFFKDDIWSTEDVDICNTAVSYFDELFTSTNPDNFEEALREVNSVITAEDNEQLTGPATEVEVKSALFMMHPDKAPGPDGMTALFYQKAWSIVKTDLVGLVNRFFVEGVFDKDLNRTHICLIPKVTKPTRMAELRPISLCTVGYKIISKILCQRLKKVLPGLISETQSAFVPGRLISDNILIAQEMFHGLRTNPSCKGKFMAIKTDMSKAYDRVEWDFVAALLQKMGFAESWVLIANIQKAERNKLITGIKVANKCPPISHLLFADDSLFFCMADRDQCRVILALLQKMGFAESWVSWIMFCVSSVEYKVLINGQPNGLIVPQRGLRQGDPLSPYLFILCTEVLIANIQKAERNKLITGIKVANKCPPISHLLFADDSLFFCKADRDQCRVILDILHQYESVSGQQINFSKSSVQFGHKIDDQTTAELQDVLGIPTLGGMGSYLGLPESLDGAKTKVFSFVRERIQSRTNGWTANFLSKGGREVMIKSVATAVPTFVMSCFRLPKTITSKLTSAVANFWWSTNGQSRGMHWLPWEKLCVSKQLGGLGFRNVDDFNSALLAKQLWRLIDVPDSLFARVFKSRYYRNTHHMDPIRSYSPSYGWRSICSACSLVNKGLIKRVGSGDTISVWSDPWVPAQFPRPALSKGLVKDLSLQMNQLIDRQTNTWRMDMLNEHFDPLDVDLIGAIPLGSNQKDDPFGWHLTKTGLYTVKSGYHAARHDAFGTFAAIGSGPEITTLLASVWALAHVLVGSIGFPTDSVYANVDHFLGQQNPGAQVAAFPWIMWYIWKARNARVYENIVERPEDIVRIAEGEASAWQQAQVEVDQETLPANSKDPC, encoded by the exons ATGCGGCTAGGGGACAAAAATTCCGCATATTTTCATGCCTTAACAAAGCAGCGCAGAGCTCGTAATCGGATCACTGGTTTGTTCTTTAAGGATGACATCTGGTCGACCGAGGATGTGGATATTTGTAATACTGCGGTATCGTATTTTGACGAATTATTTACCTCCACAAATCCGGATAATTTTGAGGAGGCCCTAAGGGAGGTTAATTCGGTGATTACGGCGGAGGATAATGAGCAGCTCACCGGCCCTGCAACAGAGGTTGAAGTCAAGTCGGCTCTGTTTATGATGCACCCGGATAAAGCCCCTGGTCCAGACGggatgacagctttgttttaccaaaaagcATGGAGTATCGTTAAGACGGACCTTGTTGGTTTGGTTAATCGGTTTTTTGTGGAGGGAGTCTTTGATAAGGATCTCAATCGCACtcatatttgtcttattccaaAGGTGACCAAGCCAACTCGTATGGCAGAACTACGTCCGATTAGTTTGTGTACCGTTggttataagattatttctaaGATATTGTGTCAGCGGCTTAAGAAGGTTTTACCTGGTCTTATCTCTGAAACTCAATCAGCTTTTGTTCCAGGTAGGTTGATCTCAGACAATATCCTTattgctcaagagatgtttcatggtttacGTACAAATCCGTCATGTAAAGGGAAATTTATGGCCATAAAAACGgacatgagtaaggcatatgataggGTTGAGTGGGATTTTGTGGCAGCTTTGTTGCAGAAAATGGGTTTTGCAGAGTCTTGG GTTCTAATTGCAAATATACAGAAAGCAGAGAGGAATAAGCTTATTACAGGGATAAAGGTGGCGAACAAATGCCCGCCAATAtcacatttgttgtttgctgatgatagtctaTTTTTCTGTATGGCGGACAGAGATCAATGCCGGGTTATTCTAG CTTTGTTGCAGAAAATGGGTTTTGCAGAGTCTTGGGTCTCATGGATAATGTTTTGTGTCTCCTCGGTTGAGTATAAAGTTTTAATCAATGGACAGCCGAATGGTTTGATAGTCCCGCAGAGAGGATTACGacagggggatcctttatccccttatttgttcattttatgTACAGAGGTTCTAATTGCAAATATACAGAAAGCAGAGAGGAATAAGCTTATTACAGGGATAAAGGTGGCGAACAAATGCCCGCCAATatcgcatttgttgtttgctgatgatagtctaTTTTTCTGTAAGGCGGACAGAGATCAATGCCGGGTTATTCTAGATATCTTGCATCAGTATGAATCTGTTTCGggacaacaaataaatttttcaaaGTCCTCGGTCCAGTTTGGTCATAAGATTGATGACCAGACAACGGCAGAGTTGCAGGATGTTCTCGGGATCCCAACTTTGGGTGGTATGGGGTCATACCTAGGTTTACCTGAAAGTTTGGATGGGGCTAAAACCAAGGTTTTCTCTTTCGTCCGAGAACGGATTCAGAGTCGGACGAATGGTTGGACAGCAAATTTTCTTTCCAAAGGAGGAAGGGAGGTGATGATCAAATCTGTTGCAACTGCTGTTCCCACGTTTGTGATGTCATGTTTTCGGTTACCGAAAACAATTACATCCAAACTTACCAGTGCAGttgcaaatttttggtggagcacTAATGGACAGTCGAGGGGCATGCATTGGCTACCATGGGAGAAATTGTGTGTTAGCAAACAATTGGGTGGACTTGGATTTAGAAATGTGGATGACTTTAACTCGGCGTTATTGGCTAAGCAATTGTGGCGTCTGATTGATGTTCCGGACTCActgtttgccagggtttttaaaagtagatATTATAGGAATACGCATCATATGGATCCGATTAGGTCATACTCTCCCTCCTATGGCTGGAGGAGTATATGTTCAGCTtgctctctggttaataaaggacttattaaacgggttggctcCGGGGACACCATTTCTGTATGGTCTGACCCTTGGGTaccagctcaattcccgagaccagctttaagtaAGGGCCTGGTAAAGGACCTTTCTCTTCAAATGAATCAGTTAATTGATCGACAGACAAATACTTGGCGTATGGATATGCTtaatgagcattttgatccactGGACGTTGATTTGATAGGGGCTATACCTTTGGGTAGTAACCAGAAGGATGATCCCTTCGGTTGGCACTTAACGAAAACAGGGTTATATACAGTTAAATCAGGCTATCATGCTGCACGGCATGATGCATTTGGGACCTTTGCGGCAATTGGTTCTGGCCCGGAAATAACTACTCTCCTTGCTAGT GTTTGGGCTCTCGCACACGTGCTCGTGGGGTCTATTGGCTTCCCAACGGATTCAGTCTATGCGAATGTTGACCACTTCTTAGGGCAACAGAATCCAGGGGCTCAGGTTGCGGCTTTCCcttggattatgtggtatatttggaaagcaaggaatgcACGCGTTTATGAGAATATTGTGGAGCGGCCGGAGGATATTGTTAGGATAGCAGAGGGCGAAGCTTCAGCGTGGCAGCAGGCTCAGGTAGAGGTTGATCAAGAGACCCTCCCTGCTAATTCCAAGGATCCCTGTTAG